The Amycolatopsis mongoliensis genome includes a window with the following:
- a CDS encoding phage tail tape measure protein, with product MASGERTVRIKFDGSSAGLVAAAAVAKAEMKSLSDDAKKRSKALNDFAGGVGKAARGVMDLASKAASAASIANLLPVAINGIIAAAGLLPLAVAAGFAFAGAMLAVKLGADGAKRAFSQLNPQLTSLKSAVSASFEKSLNPAVKNLQGLLPKTTSGFQQIATAMGGVATKVTGVVASAKGAEQVNTLLSGTAKVVQNVGAFLAPVTAAFLRIGAVAMPILVQLTGGLGAAGEKFNAAVQSFADSGGLEQWIRKAVDGFKSFFAVVGDVVGIISSVLGAIQDAGGGVGGFIGPLLKTVREFLDSAQGHDTLVKFFQALNTVAGVVSKVLGALLQAVAPAIPPLASAFANLATTIGNILVPVINFLAPVLQNIANFIAQNTSWITPLVIAIGIWSAAIWVLNAAMYANPIGLVIAAIVALIAIVAVIITYWDPIAAFFVSLWNTVKDAVTAAAAWIWQRLVDAWNFIKGVWSSVSGFFSGVWGGITSGVTTAMNWVRDRFNDAWGFIKGVWNGVGSFFSGVWSSIGNGLKSALNGAIRLLNGAIDGINNITGAVGIPSIPHIPYLAKGGTVQGGRPYIVGEQGPELFVPGQTGRVVSNAQTFGGPQVVELTIDLGKGMSERIRIELDETGRATARAAGAGAGGMR from the coding sequence TCAAGTTCGACGGCTCCAGCGCCGGTCTCGTCGCCGCGGCGGCGGTGGCCAAGGCCGAGATGAAGTCGCTGAGCGACGACGCGAAGAAGCGCAGCAAGGCGCTGAACGACTTCGCCGGTGGCGTCGGCAAGGCCGCGCGCGGCGTGATGGATCTGGCATCCAAGGCCGCGTCCGCCGCGTCGATCGCGAATCTGCTGCCCGTCGCCATCAATGGGATCATCGCTGCGGCCGGGCTGCTGCCGCTCGCAGTCGCGGCCGGGTTCGCGTTCGCCGGTGCGATGCTGGCTGTCAAGCTCGGTGCCGACGGTGCGAAACGTGCGTTCTCCCAGCTGAATCCGCAGCTGACTTCGTTGAAGTCGGCGGTGTCGGCGAGCTTCGAGAAGTCCCTGAACCCTGCCGTCAAGAACCTGCAAGGCCTGCTCCCGAAGACCACCAGCGGGTTTCAGCAGATCGCCACCGCGATGGGCGGCGTGGCCACGAAGGTCACGGGCGTGGTCGCCTCGGCGAAGGGCGCCGAGCAGGTCAACACCCTGCTGTCGGGCACGGCCAAGGTGGTCCAGAACGTCGGCGCGTTCTTGGCCCCGGTGACCGCCGCGTTCCTGCGGATCGGCGCGGTTGCGATGCCGATCCTGGTGCAGCTGACCGGCGGGCTCGGCGCGGCCGGTGAGAAGTTCAACGCGGCGGTGCAGAGCTTCGCCGACTCCGGCGGGCTGGAGCAGTGGATCCGCAAGGCCGTCGACGGGTTCAAGTCGTTCTTCGCCGTCGTCGGTGACGTGGTCGGGATCATCTCCTCGGTGCTCGGCGCGATCCAGGACGCCGGTGGCGGAGTCGGTGGGTTCATCGGCCCGCTGCTGAAGACCGTGCGCGAGTTCCTGGACTCCGCGCAGGGGCACGACACGCTGGTGAAGTTCTTCCAGGCGCTGAACACCGTGGCCGGTGTGGTGTCGAAGGTGCTCGGCGCGCTGCTTCAGGCGGTCGCTCCGGCGATCCCGCCGCTGGCCTCGGCCTTCGCGAACCTGGCGACGACCATCGGCAACATCCTGGTGCCGGTCATCAACTTCCTGGCGCCGGTGCTGCAGAACATCGCGAACTTCATCGCGCAGAACACCAGCTGGATCACGCCGCTGGTGATCGCGATCGGCATTTGGTCCGCGGCAATCTGGGTGCTGAACGCCGCAATGTACGCCAACCCCATCGGGCTGGTTATTGCGGCGATCGTGGCGCTGATCGCGATTGTGGCCGTGATCATCACCTACTGGGACCCGATCGCCGCCTTCTTCGTGAGCCTGTGGAACACCGTCAAGGACGCCGTGACCGCAGCGGCCGCATGGATCTGGCAGCGGCTCGTCGACGCCTGGAACTTCATCAAGGGCGTGTGGTCGAGCGTCTCCGGGTTCTTCTCCGGTGTGTGGGGCGGAATCACCAGCGGTGTGACTACCGCGATGAACTGGGTCCGCGACCGGTTCAACGATGCGTGGGGCTTCATCAAGGGCGTGTGGAACGGCGTTGGCAGCTTCTTCTCCGGCGTGTGGTCCAGCATCGGCAACGGTCTGAAGAGCGCGCTCAACGGCGCGATCCGGCTGCTGAACGGCGCCATCGACGGCATTAACAACATCACCGGCGCCGTCGGTATCCCGTCGATCCCGCACATCCCGTACCTGGCCAAGGGCGGCACCGTGCAGGGCGGCCGGCCGTACATCGTCGGCGAGCAGGGCCCCGAGCTGTTCGTCCCAGGCCAGACCGGCCGCGTGGTGTCCAACGCCCAGACCTTCGGCGGCCCGCAGGTCGTCGAGCTGACCATCGACCTGGGCAAGGGCATGAGCGAACGCATCCGGATCGAGCTCGACGAGACCGGACGGGCAACGGCGCGCGCGGCCGGCGCCGGGGCGGGGGGTATGCGATGA